TCCCTATTATAAGTGATTCAGAGGGAGTTTTATTCGATTCTGACAAAGACGGAATCAGTGACGCGTTGGAAAAATACGCAGGATTAAATCCTTCTAAAGATGAATGTGAACCAAATCTTTGTAGTGGATTTTTTGGAGATGAATTTCTTGTGATTATTCTAGACCAGAGTGGGAGTATGTCCGAAAAACTTGGGAAAGATACTCGAATGGAAATTGCGAAACGAGTTTCTATAAAATTGATTGAAAAATTTCCAAGCTCAGCCGCAGGATTGGGTTTTTTCTCTTATGGAACAAGTCAACCAGAGTTGGATCCTGATTCAGGAGAGGCTAATGGATGTAAGTCGTTTGTAGAGTGGCAATCTCCTTTTCAAAACTTAAATCGATCTGAATTAAAAGAACATGTAAATAAAATGCAACCCGAATTAGGAACTCCCATTGCATATTCATTGGAAAAATTTAGAGAATCTATTTTGGATAAAAAAGGAAAATTTAATCTTCTACTCATTACGGATGGTGGAGAAAGTTGTAATGGAGATCCAATTTCAGAAGCCAAAAAACTAGTGATGTTAAATAATAAAAATCTAATGGTAAAACTTTCTGTGATTGGGTTTGGTGTAGATGCAAAAACCGAAACTGAATTAAAAAAAATAGCAGAAGCGTCCGATGGAAGTTATCAAACGGTTGCTTCAGAAGAAGCCTTGGAAGACATTTTCCAAAAACCCATCAAAGACATCATTGCTAGTTTTCAGGGAATTTTATGTCTTCATAAACAAGTAGATAAATTACTGTTATGCGAACAAAGTCGTGGGAATAAACTAAGGGCTGCATTTAATAAGTTAAAGTCTTCTTTGTCTACGAATTTTACTCCCGAAGAAAAAGAAACATTGATTGAATACTACCCTCAATCAGAAAAATTTATCGAAGATCGAATTCAAACTTATACGAAAATTAAAAAAGAGGGAACTGATGCTTACGTCAAAAAAATTGATGAACTAAGTAAGTTAATTGTTTCTCCTTCTGATAGAATTAAAAAGAAAACCAAGTGAGTTTTCTAAGTTAGAATAATAATTTTGATCATTCAGGCTTAAAACCGTAACACCCGATTTCACTATGTTTTTTTTAATCGGGTCTATTGAGAAAAAACACTTGATTTTCAGTAAAAATAATTTGTATTCATACTTTCGTTATAATTGTATTGGTTTAGATTATGATTAATAGAATATTTCTATTTATAAAAAATATTTTGAAAAGAAAGCTAGTTATTTTTTTTCTAGTGCTCGTTCTTTTTTACAAAATTCTATTTAACTCTTTTACGGGTGAGTTCTTAATTAAAAAGGGATTTAATTCGGCATCGACTGGAAATATATTTTTAGATGTAAAACGTTTTTCCCTTTTTTATGGATTTATAATTGAAAACATTCAAATTATATCAGGGGAAGATTTCGATAAAAAAACAATTCTAAAATTAGACCGTTTGGCGTTAACTTATAATTTACCCCTTTTATTCATTGGTAGATTGAAATTAAGCGAAATTTCATTAACAAAACCCGAAATATTTCTATTGCAAAAAAATGGAAAATGGAATATTGAAACCCTATTTCCTCCCTCCGAAACAAAAGAAGAAGAAAAACCAGAAGAGACAGAATCTTCAAATGAACTTTCCCTTCCAATTCCTGTAAGTGCATACCTGAATTTTTTTATATATGATTTAAAATTGGAAATAGAGTCAGAGAAAGGGGAAAAGTATTTCTATGGATTTTTGGATAATTTTAGTTTTTATTTTTTATTAAATACAAAAAGATTTTCAAAACTTCCTTATTCTATTCAGGCCTTATCTGTTATTGATGAGTTGTTGATCCAATTAAATCCCACAAATCCTGTTCAGGTCACTTTACGGGATAATAATGGTTCTGTGCAAACCGATTTAAATTTAACTTTATTATTACAAAACGATAATACAGGAAATGTTCCCGTACTAAATTCTAGTTTGAATATTGGTTCTGAACACATTCCTATAAAAATGAAATCTGGAAATATAAGTCCATTTCATTTTGAGGTTTCGTATGATTTGCTTTATAAACAGGAAGAAGACAAGTTAGAATTAAAAAAATTTTTAATCGAATTTGCGCAAAATAAATTATTAGAGGCAAAAGGGGAAATTCTAACCGCAACACAAGAGAACCCAGAAATACATTTTGATGTTACAGAATCTAAAGTAGACTTGGATGATATTGAGAGAATAACAGATAGTATCCCAGTAATCCCTGCCATGAACTTACATGGAATTTTTAGTTTAAAACCACTTTCTGTTCACGGAAAATTAGACCAATTACGCGTAGATAGCGGAATTCACGGGAAAAATATTAAAATAGAAATTATGGGGGATATTCATAATTTGCCAGTATTAGATTTCGATTTAGATGCTATTTTGGATTTAAAAACTAAAGAAGTATCGTCTGACGCGAATATTTTACCTATTTTAAAAAAGTTAAACATTCAAAACCTAGAAGGTCAATACAATGGGATTGTAATGAAAATTAAAGGCGAAGTTTCTCCCAAAGATAAAGTTGATTTGAATCTAGATTTGGACAAAGTAGTGATTGAAAAATTTGTCCCGAATTTAGAAGGTAGAGCTCATCTTTATATTAAAATTTTGGGAGAAAAACTTTCTTTCTTAAATATTGACTTAAAATCTGAGTTAAGTGGATTACGTTATAAATTAGGGCGTGGAATATCTGGAATTAACCGAGTTGACCTTGCTTTAAAAACAGCTATTGATTTTAAAAAAGATTTTCAAATTGAAACACTCAAGATTGAACCATTTCTTATGACAGTAAAAAATGAAAATAAAGAAATAGGTTTCAAACTAGTTTCGAAATTGGATGTAGATTTGCGAAATGGCACTGTCGTAAAATTAGATAAGTTAAAACTTGAGGCTAATATGACTTATCTGATACCTACGGTACCTGTAGCATTGCGCGGGACAATATCTGGTTTAAGGAGTGGTGTTGGAAATTTAATTACTCTTTCGGGTGATACAAATTATAAAGAAGATAAATTAAAAAAAAGTATCAATTTAGGATTAAGAGCAAATTTACCTGCCCTAGAGTTGTCTGATTTAAGTATTAATAGTTTACTGGAAATTGCGAAAGATGAAAAGGAATCGTTAACTATTGATAATATTACACTTTCTGCTTTCGATAATAAATTCAAAGGACTTTTTAAGGGTAATTTTTATAAGCCTCGAACTGCTCATACACCATTTGGGGATTACGCAGGTGAGTTAAATGGGAATTTGACTCTTGAGTCCGATATTTTTCGTTATGTGTTAAAGGGAATGTCATTTAAAGGGGATTTGGATATTGACATTCAATTAAAGGATAGTTTCATAAAAGGAGCATTGCGCTCTAAGGATTCGTCTATCGTATATAAAACGGCAACTTGTCCTGGAAAAGGCTGTCAAGTATATGAAATAGATGGTTTACAAATGAATATTCCATTTTTGCATGATATCCATGATAAAACAACGGCAGAATTAATTGATGGTAACAAAACTAATTTTGTCAAAACATACGGACAAGATTCTCCTTCAAATATTTCTATCAAAAGTGTAACAGGAACTCATCCTTCTTTAGAAAATGCAAAGTTAGATTTTATTAAACCCATTGGGGATACTCCCGGTTTTGTGGCTAGAATTGATTATACGGAAAATAATCTAACCATTGACAATATGAAAATTCATTCTATGAACGGATTTATTTATGGAAAGGACATCTTATTTAATGTTGGGAATGGGGATCCAGAAAAAATGGAATATACCGCAGTTTTACAGGTCAGAGACATTGATCTTGCTGAATTACTCCCGAATGATCGAAGAAAAAAAATAGATGATGGAAAAATTAAATTGGATTTGAATATTGCAGGACAGAACTTAAATGATCCGATTTCAAATTTAGAACTTTTTTTTAGTACGTTTTATATTGGTGAAGACTTTGGAAAAAGTGCGATTCGAATTGTAAGTCCAGGCAATTGGATGACGGATACAATTATCAATAGTTATCGAGTTGATAAAATCGAAGTGGAACTTACCAAGGGACTTGTATATGCAGCGATTAAATTTAAGAAATCAGTTTTTAATACACTTGTATTTAATGTGGAAAATGACATGATTTCACAAGAAAGAATTCCTCTTGCTAGTTTTTTAAAACAAACAGAAAAAGAGTTATCTACATATAAATGAAGGCAGGTAAGTGCAGATGAAAATTATTATTTTTATATTTGGGATCATTTTTATTTTGAATTGTACTACACTTAGACCACCTTCTATAACTATTACTCAATCACAAACTTCCGCCGAAAAACAAATGATAGGGGAAGACAAAGAATTAGAAAAAGATGGGTGGATAATTTCCTCTATCCGCACATCATCTTCTGGTTCTGATATTTGGGAAAAAGAAATACTCGATAAAGAAATCCCAGAGGGAGAACTCGATGAAACTACTTACGTAGCTCTCAAAAGACTTGCTTATTTAGCAAAAGAAGTAAGAGACTACAAGAAAAAAGATTTTATTGGAGAAGCATTAGACGGGCAAATTAAAATTAACCCCTTGGTAAATGAGTCTAGATATAAAAAAGAATTTCCACAGAACAAACAAAAAATAGACGAACTAATACGAATGGTGAAT
This sequence is a window from Leptospiraceae bacterium. Protein-coding genes within it:
- a CDS encoding VWA domain-containing protein, which produces MKINNRFFKFSFIFFICGLLLLIPIISDSEGVLFDSDKDGISDALEKYAGLNPSKDECEPNLCSGFFGDEFLVIILDQSGSMSEKLGKDTRMEIAKRVSIKLIEKFPSSAAGLGFFSYGTSQPELDPDSGEANGCKSFVEWQSPFQNLNRSELKEHVNKMQPELGTPIAYSLEKFRESILDKKGKFNLLLITDGGESCNGDPISEAKKLVMLNNKNLMVKLSVIGFGVDAKTETELKKIAEASDGSYQTVASEEALEDIFQKPIKDIIASFQGILCLHKQVDKLLLCEQSRGNKLRAAFNKLKSSLSTNFTPEEKETLIEYYPQSEKFIEDRIQTYTKIKKEGTDAYVKKIDELSKLIVSPSDRIKKKTK
- a CDS encoding DUF1318 domain-containing protein → MKIIIFIFGIIFILNCTTLRPPSITITQSQTSAEKQMIGEDKELEKDGWIISSIRTSSSGSDIWEKEILDKEIPEGELDETTYVALKRLAYLAKEVRDYKKKDFIGEALDGQIKINPLVNESRYKKEFPQNKQKIDELIRMVNESRNVIYENKISKLSTEKLKEAELNKRKQNYLLVYYDTVEDGEYYEIKPNKWGRKD